The following are encoded in a window of bacterium SCSIO 12643 genomic DNA:
- a CDS encoding tryptophanase encodes MKTIIEPFKIKMVEPIRMSSEEERKEYLEIAHNNPFLLKSENVIIDLLTDSGTSAMSAKQWAGVMEGDESYAGSHSWLKMESEIQEQTGCKYVLPTHQGRAGERILYGHLGSPGKVFISNTHFDTTRANIEFSGSTAYDIPIEEGKDPSLEHPFKGNMDVAKLEELILQHKPENIGAVILTVTNNSGGGQPVSMANAKSVGEVCKKYDVLFVLDSCRIAENAYFIKHREEGFENHTYKDIAKEMYRLTDGSVMSLKKDGLVNMGGFIALKDPELAEACKNLLIITEGFATYGGLSGRDMEAIAQGLKEVFRPDYLQYRIKSTGFLGDNLHKMGVPIMRPTGGHAVYIDAKAFYSHIPVDQYPGQALVLDLYKKGGIRAVEIGSVMFGKYDSDGKLIPSPMELVRLAMPRRVYTQSHVEYILEVFQELIKEKDQAKGIRITKEPKFLRHFTAHFEVIND; translated from the coding sequence ATAAAAACGATCATTGAACCTTTTAAAATCAAAATGGTTGAACCTATTCGCATGAGTTCCGAAGAAGAAAGAAAAGAATATTTGGAAATAGCGCATAATAACCCGTTTTTGTTAAAGTCTGAAAACGTTATCATTGACCTCCTTACTGACAGTGGAACATCAGCGATGAGTGCAAAACAATGGGCTGGAGTGATGGAAGGTGATGAATCTTATGCAGGTTCTCACTCCTGGTTAAAAATGGAAAGCGAAATTCAGGAACAAACCGGATGCAAATATGTACTTCCAACCCATCAGGGACGTGCCGGAGAACGAATATTATATGGACACCTGGGAAGTCCGGGCAAAGTATTTATTAGTAATACGCATTTTGATACCACAAGAGCTAATATTGAATTTTCGGGCTCAACCGCATATGATATACCTATTGAAGAAGGTAAAGACCCGTCCTTAGAACACCCATTTAAAGGGAATATGGATGTCGCCAAATTGGAAGAACTTATCCTACAACACAAACCAGAAAATATCGGAGCAGTCATCCTTACCGTTACTAATAACAGTGGTGGTGGTCAACCTGTGAGTATGGCAAATGCTAAATCGGTAGGTGAAGTCTGTAAAAAATATGATGTTCTATTTGTACTGGATTCATGTAGAATAGCTGAAAATGCCTATTTCATTAAACATAGAGAGGAAGGTTTTGAAAATCACACCTATAAAGATATTGCCAAAGAAATGTATCGTTTAACCGATGGTTCGGTAATGAGCTTGAAGAAAGACGGACTGGTAAATATGGGAGGTTTTATCGCATTGAAAGATCCTGAACTGGCTGAAGCGTGCAAAAACTTATTGATTATTACGGAAGGCTTTGCTACTTACGGAGGTTTATCAGGAAGAGATATGGAAGCCATTGCTCAAGGGTTAAAAGAAGTTTTCAGACCGGACTACTTACAGTACCGCATTAAAAGCACTGGTTTTTTAGGGGATAATCTTCATAAAATGGGAGTGCCAATTATGCGTCCAACCGGTGGTCACGCGGTTTATATTGATGCCAAAGCGTTTTACTCACATATTCCGGTAGATCAATATCCGGGACAAGCTCTGGTTTTAGATCTTTATAAAAAAGGTGGAATTCGTGCGGTTGAGATTGGTTCCGTCATGTTTGGTAAATACGATTCTGACGGTAAACTTATTCCTTCACCAATGGAATTGGTTCGCTTGGCCATGCCAAGACGAGTATATACACAAAGTCATGTAGAATATATCTTAGAGGTATTCCAGGAATTGATTAAAGAAAAAGATCAGGCTAAAGGAATACGAATTACCAAAGAACCCAAATTCTTACGTCACTTTACGGCTCACTTTGAAGTGATTAATGATTAA